The following coding sequences lie in one Cannabis sativa cultivar Pink pepper isolate KNU-18-1 chromosome 5, ASM2916894v1, whole genome shotgun sequence genomic window:
- the LOC115717306 gene encoding tubulin beta-2 chain, whose translation MREILHIQGGQCGNQIGAKFWEVICAEHGIDSTGRYTGDSELQLERLNVYYNEASCGRFVPRAVLMDLEPGTMDSLRSGPYGQIFRPDNFVFGQSGAGNNWAKGHYTEGAELIDSVLDVVRKEAENCDCLQGFQVCHSLGGGTGSGMGTLLISKIREEYPDRMMLTFSVFPSPKVSDTVVEPYNATLSVHQLVENADECMVLDNEALYDICFRTLKLTTPSFGDLNHLISATMSGVTCCLRFPGQLNSDLRKLAVNLIPFPRLHFFMVGFAPLTSRGSQQYRSLTVPELTQQMWDSKNMMCAADPRHGRYLTASAMFRGKMSTKEVDEQMMNVQNKNSSYFVEWIPNNVKSTVCDIPPTGLKMASTFIGNSTSIQEMFRRVSEQFTAMFRRKAFLHWYTGEGMDEMEFTEAESNMNDLVSEYQQYQDATADEEEEYEEEDGGYEEDV comes from the exons ATGCGTGAAATTCTTCATATCCAGGGTGGCCAGTGCGGTAACCAAATCGGAGCGAAGTTTTGGGAGGTGATCTGTGCGGAGCACGGGATCGATTCCACGGGACGCTATACTGGAGACTCGGAGCTTCAGCTCGAGCGACTCAACGTCTACTACAATGAAGCAAGCTGCGGCCGTTTCGTCCCTAGGGCTGTTCTTATGGATCTCGAGCCAGGTACCATGGACAGTCTTAGATCCGGTCCATACGGTCAGATTTTCCGACCAGATAACTTCGTCTTTGGACAGTCCGGTGCCGGAAACAACTGGGCCAAGGGTCACTACACCGAAGGAGCTGAGCTTATCGATTCGGTTCTCGACGTTGTGAGAAAAGAGGCAGAGAACTGTGATTGTTTGCAAG ggtttcaggTTTGTCATTCGCTCGGTGGTGGAACTGGGTCTGGAATGGGGACATTACTCATATCGAAGATAAGAGAAGAGTATCCAGATCGAATGATGCTCACCTTCTCTGTGTTCCCGTCTCCGAAGGTATCTGATACTGTTGTTGAGCCCTATAATGCTACTCTTTCTGTTCACCAGCTTGTGGAGAACGCAGATGAGTGTATGGTCCTCGATAACGAGGCTCTCTATGATATTTGCTTCCGTACCCTCAAGCTTACTACTCCTAGCT TTGGGGATTTGAACCATTTGATATCGGCCACTATGAGTGGCGTCACATGCTGCCTCCGCTTCCCTGGTCAGCTCAACTCTGATCTCCGCAAGCTTGCAGTTAACCTTATCCCATTTCCGCGGCTTCACTTTTTCATGGTTGGATTTGCACCTCTCACTTCGCGAGGTTCCCAACAGTACAGGTCACTCACTGTTCCAGAGCTGACCCAGCAAATGTGGGATTCGAAGAATATGATGTGTGCCGCTGACCCTCGCCACGGTCGTTACCTCACTGCATCAGCTATGTTCCGGGGCAAGATGAGCACAAAAGAAGTTGATGAGCAAATGATGAATGTCCAAAACAAGAACTCTTCTTACTTTGTGGAATGGATTCCAAACAATGTCAAGTCCACTGTTTGTGACATTCCTCCTACCGGGTTGAAGATGGCTTCGACTTTCATCGGCAACTCCACATCAATCCAAGAGATGTTCCGTCGAGTTAGCGAGCAGTTTACTGCCATGTTCAGAAGGAAGGCTTTCTTGCATTGGTACACTGGAGAAGGAATGGATGAGATGGAGTTCACTGAGGCTGAAAGCAATATGAATGACTTGGTTTCGGAGTACCAGCAATACCAGGATGCAACTGCAGACGAGGAAGAAGAGTATGAAGAGGAAGACGGGGGTTATGAAGAAGATGTTTAA